The following proteins are co-located in the Cetobacterium sp. NK01 genome:
- a CDS encoding TrkA C-terminal domain-containing protein, which produces MSADFAILAFFSLMLTYLLICEIFTILFRLTGLTEETARFQVISMLTTCGFTTVESELITSSRKRRKLAFITILFGYIFSVTIVSMVINFFMRLNDGYSFQLILKAILAIIILIIIWYALLRVNFVKNNFDKFISKIGIKTMFKNQHNPIMILGIFKSEVIAEITITNLPEELINIQLKDSNIRSNYNLQILTILRDNDSTIIVNGESILKTDDKVIIFGSLKNIKKLFVKEKDFL; this is translated from the coding sequence ATGAGTGCTGACTTCGCTATTTTAGCATTTTTTAGCTTAATGCTGACATATCTTCTAATTTGTGAGATATTTACTATTCTTTTTAGACTAACTGGTCTTACCGAGGAAACAGCTCGATTTCAAGTTATATCAATGCTTACCACTTGTGGTTTTACAACTGTAGAAAGTGAACTTATTACCTCTTCTAGAAAAAGAAGAAAATTGGCGTTTATAACTATTCTTTTTGGTTATATTTTTTCTGTCACAATCGTTTCTATGGTAATAAATTTTTTTATGCGGCTAAATGATGGGTATAGCTTTCAATTAATCTTAAAAGCAATCTTAGCAATTATAATTTTAATAATAATTTGGTATGCTCTTCTTAGGGTAAATTTTGTAAAAAATAATTTTGATAAATTTATCAGCAAAATAGGAATAAAAACTATGTTTAAAAACCAGCACAATCCAATTATGATTCTTGGAATTTTTAAATCTGAAGTTATTGCAGAAATTACTATAACTAATTTACCTGAAGAATTAATTAACATACAATTAAAAGATTCAAACATTAGAAGTAACTATAACCTACAAATACTAACCATTCTAAGAGATAATGATTCTACAATTATTGTAAACGGAGAATCAATATTAAAAACTGATGACAAGGTTATCATTTTTGGATCATTAAAAAATATAAAAAAGCTTTTTGTAAAAGAAAAAGATTTTCTATAA
- a CDS encoding HAD family hydrolase: MKNIVFDIGNVLLDFHPQDFLKGLGLEKNIEERLYKLIFLSEEWKELDRGSIDYQVAEKIFKTKAPELKNEISLVLEKWHEMLTPIEGNVNLLKSLKDYGYNIYYLSNFQKDVYEKMYNKYDFLRIGNGGVISYQVNTLKPDHSMYTILLSKYNLDPSETLFIDDSFDNIEEAKKIGFHSVLFTDCDELKNTIKPLL, from the coding sequence ATGAAAAATATAGTATTTGATATTGGTAATGTTCTGCTAGATTTTCATCCACAAGATTTTTTAAAAGGATTAGGATTAGAAAAAAATATTGAAGAAAGGTTATACAAATTAATTTTTTTGAGCGAAGAGTGGAAAGAGCTTGATAGAGGTTCTATTGATTACCAAGTAGCTGAAAAAATTTTTAAAACAAAAGCTCCAGAATTGAAAAATGAAATTTCATTAGTTTTAGAAAAATGGCATGAAATGTTAACTCCTATAGAAGGAAATGTTAATCTCTTAAAAAGTCTAAAAGACTATGGATATAATATTTATTATCTTTCTAATTTTCAAAAAGATGTTTATGAAAAGATGTATAATAAGTATGATTTTTTAAGAATAGGTAATGGTGGAGTAATTTCATATCAAGTAAATACCTTAAAGCCTGATCATTCTATGTATACCATTTTACTTTCAAAATATAATTTAGACCCTAGTGAAACTCTATTTATAGATGATAGTTTTGATAATATTGAAGAAGCTAAAAAAATAGGTTTCCACAGCGTTTTATTTACCGATTGCGATGAACTCAAAAATACAATTAAACCATTACTTTAA
- a CDS encoding AbrB family transcriptional regulator, giving the protein MEFLLTIVVAVIGGKIAIKLKIPAGAMIGAMILVSVFNLVFGIATMPQEYKILTQIATGSFIGARIKKEDILGLKQIFKPAIIVVSCMGIMNFILGYILYKNSSLDLTTALFSTAPGGMMDMSLIAHELNADSAKVVIFQLVRLISVIGVIPIFLKKIIKKNGIIEFPVNTKKEEGKIIKHGLENIFLTLLVGVSIGYIGYLSKIPAGALSFSMIGVGIFNIISNKGFMPIPLRQLIQMFGGALIGIKVSIKDILEMKELLHLVIIVIIGFLIMNIIIGMFIYKVSNFNIATSLFSAAPGGVSDISIIASEMGADTPKVAIIQLVRLVSIVSFYPVLIQIIVKFIE; this is encoded by the coding sequence ATGGAGTTTTTATTAACAATAGTTGTTGCTGTAATTGGAGGAAAAATTGCAATTAAGTTGAAAATACCAGCAGGAGCAATGATAGGGGCAATGATTTTGGTTTCAGTATTTAATCTGGTTTTTGGAATAGCGACAATGCCTCAAGAATATAAAATTTTAACACAAATAGCAACAGGTTCATTTATAGGAGCAAGAATAAAAAAAGAAGATATTTTAGGTTTAAAACAAATTTTTAAACCAGCAATAATAGTAGTTAGTTGTATGGGAATAATGAATTTTATTTTAGGATATATTTTATATAAAAATTCATCTTTAGATTTAACAACAGCATTATTTTCTACAGCACCAGGTGGAATGATGGATATGAGCTTAATAGCTCATGAACTGAATGCAGATTCAGCTAAAGTTGTAATTTTTCAATTAGTTAGGCTAATATCTGTAATTGGAGTAATTCCTATTTTTTTGAAAAAAATAATAAAAAAAAATGGAATAATAGAGTTCCCAGTAAATACTAAGAAAGAAGAGGGAAAAATTATAAAACATGGTTTAGAAAATATTTTTTTAACTTTGCTAGTTGGAGTTTCAATTGGATATATAGGATATTTATCAAAAATACCTGCAGGAGCTTTAAGTTTTTCTATGATAGGAGTAGGGATTTTTAATATTATTTCAAATAAAGGATTTATGCCAATTCCCTTAAGGCAATTGATTCAAATGTTTGGAGGAGCCTTAATAGGAATTAAAGTTTCAATTAAGGATATTTTAGAAATGAAAGAACTTTTGCATTTAGTAATTATTGTAATAATTGGTTTTTTGATAATGAATATAATTATAGGAATGTTTATATATAAAGTAAGTAATTTTAATATAGCAACCTCACTTTTTTCAGCAGCACCAGGTGGAGTTTCAGATATTTCTATAATTGCTAGTGAAATGGGAGCAGATACTCCTAAAGTTGCAATCATACAACTGGTAAGATTAGTTTCTATAGTGAGTTTTTATCCAGTGTTGATACAAATTATTGTAAAATTTATAGAATAA